The following proteins are encoded in a genomic region of Phragmites australis chromosome 9, lpPhrAust1.1, whole genome shotgun sequence:
- the LOC133928784 gene encoding eukaryotic peptide chain release factor subunit 1-2-like, whose amino-acid sequence MGEGHGTDKNIEIWKVKKLIKALDAARGNGTSMISLIMPPRDQISRVTKMLGDEYGTASNIKSRVNRQSVLAAITSAQQRLKLYNRVPSNGLVLYTGTVVTDDGKEKKVTFDFEPFRPINASLYLCDNKFHTEALNELLASDDKFGFIIMDGNGTLYGTLSGNSREVLYRFSVDLPKKHGRGGQSAVRFARLRMERRHNYLRKAAELATQFFINPATNQPNIVGLILAGSADFKTELGKSEMFDPRLQANILKMIDVSYGGDSGFNQAIEMSAEVLSDVKFVQEKKLIGKYFEEISKDTGKYVLGVQDTMTALEMGAVETLIVWENLDVKRYELKNSATGETVVKYLNGDQEADQTNFIDDATSGQLDVIDKMLLLEWFAENYQQYGCTLEFITNKSQEGSQFCRGFGGIGGILRYPADVAAYMDGDVLDEEEYEDFE is encoded by the coding sequence ATGGGCGAGGGACATGGAACTGACAAGAACATTGAGATATGGAAGGTCAAGAAGTTAATCAAGGCTCTCGATGCTGCCAGGGGCAATGGTACTAGCATGATTTCTCTCATCATGCCCCCTCGTGATCAGATTTCTCGAGTCACAAAGATGTTGGGTGATGAATATGGAACTGCCTCTAACATCAAGAGCAGAGTCAACCGTCAGTCTGTGTTGGCTGCCATAACCTCGGCTCAGCAGAGGTTGAAGCTTTACAATCGAGTTCCTTCCAATGGATTGGTGCTTTACACTGGGACCGTTGTCACCGATGATGGCAAGGAAAAGAAGGTGACCTTTGACTTTGAGCCATTCAGGCCTATAAATGCTTCATTGTATCTCTGTGACAACAAGTTTCACACTGAGGCACTGAATGAGCTTCTGGCGTCTGATGACAAGTTTGGTTTCATAATCATGGATGGCAATGGGACACTCTATGGCACACTAAGTGGCAACAGTAGGGAGGTTCTTTACAGGTTCAGCGTTGATCTCCCGAAGAAGCATGGCCGAGGAGGGCAGTCTGCAGTTCGTTTTGCCCGCTTGCGCATGGAAAGGCGGCACAATTACCTTCGTAAAGCAGCTGAGCTTGCGACGCAGTTCTTCATCAATCCTGCCACCAACCAGCCAAACATCGTCGGGCTCATTCTCGCTGGTTCTGCTGATTTCAAGACCGAACTGGGCAAATCTGAGATGTTTGATCCACGCCTGCAAGCCAACATACTCAAGATGATTGATGTGTCTTACGGAGGGGATAGTGGCTTCAACCAAGCCATCGAGATGTCTGCCGAGGTGCTATCTGATGTCAAGTTTGTTCAAGAAAAGAAGCTGATTGGAAAGTACTTTGAGGAGATAAGCAAAGACACTGGGAAGTATGTCCTTGGTGTGCAGGACACCATGACAGCCCTCGAAATGGGTGCGGTAGAAACACTGATTGTGTGGGAAAACCTTGATGTCAAGCGATATGAGCTGAAGAACAGCGCCACAGGAGAAACTGTGGTAAAGTACCTGAACGGGGATCAGGAGGCAGATCAGACCAACTTCATAGATGATGCAACATCTGGACAACTTGATGTCATTGACAAGATGCTGCTGTTGGAGTGGTTTGCTGAGAATTACCAGCAGTATGGTTGCACACTGGAGTTtatcacaaacaagtcacaggAAGGATCGCAGTTCTGCCGGGGCTTTGGTGGCATTGGTGGAATCCTCCGTTACCCAGCGGATGTTGCTGCCTATATGGATGGCGATGTGTTGGACGAGGAGGAATATGAAGACTTTGAATAG